From Leucoraja erinacea ecotype New England chromosome 29, Leri_hhj_1, whole genome shotgun sequence:
gacagtttcttcccagctgttatcaggcaactgaaccatcctaccacaaccagagagcggtcctgaactactatctactcattggtgaccctcagactatccttgatcggactttgctggctttaccttgcactaaacgttattccattatcatgcatctgtacactgtgaatggctcgattgtaatcatgtattgtctttcgtagacaaaagtgctggagaaactcagcgggtgcagcagcatctatggagcgaaggaaataggcaacgtttcggcccgaaactcttccgggtttcggcccgaaacgttgcctatttccttcagggtttcggcccgaaacgttgcctattccttcgctccatagatgtaatcatgtattgtctttccactgactggttagcacgcaacaaaagcttttaactgtacctcagtccacgtgacaataaactaaactgaactgaactgaaagctCACAAAGGTGATTTGTGCCCCATTAAATGATGATAAAGACATTATCAAGAGCAGTGTGGCTTTGGTGGGAGTTTAGTTTATGGTGACGtggagcgaggtacagtgaaaagctttgggcaaagcagactattatctaaatggtggctgattgggaaagggggagatgcagcgagacctgggtgtcatggtacaccagtcattgaaggtaggcatgcaggtgcagcaggcagtaaagaaagcgaatggtatgttagctttcattgcaaaaggatttgagtataggagcatggaggttctactgcagttgtacagggtcttggtgagaccacacctggagtattgcgtacagttttggtctccaaatctgaggaaggacattattgccatagagggagtgcagagacggttcaccagactgattcctgggatgtcaggactgtcttatgaagaaagactggatagacttggtttatactctctagaatttaggagattgagaggggatcttatagaaacttacaaaattcttaaggggttggacaggctagatcctttaaaaaccgagatgagaagaacttttttcacacagagagtggtgaatctctggaactctctgccacagagggtagtcgaggccagttcattggctatatttaagagggagttagatgtggcccttgtggctaaggggatcagggggtatggagagaaggcaggtacgggatactgagttggatgatcagccatgatcatattgaatggcggtgcaggctcgaagggccgaatggcctactcctgcatctaatttctatgtttctatgtacagtgaaaagctttgtgaaccctaaccctaaactaaaCGTTGACTAATGCTTTGTTTTGCGCAGAGACGATGGATGTCTTCAACACCAGGAGCTTGGCCATGCAGGCACAGAAGAAGTTGCTGGGCAAGATGGCCAATAAAGGCATGGCCAATATCTTCATCGATGACACGAGCAGCGATGTTCTGGACGAACTGTACCAGGTGACCAAAGAGTACACCAAAAACAAGAAGGAAGCACAGAAGGTGATCAAAAACCTGATCAAGGTGGTGATCAAACTGGGGGTCCTGTATCGCAACAACCAGTTCAGCGCTGAGGAGCTGGCGCTGGTGGACAGGTTCCGCAAGAAGGTCCACCAGCTGGCCATGACGGCCGTCAGTTTCCACCAGATTGACTTCACGTTTGACCGGCGGGTTCTGGCCGGCATCTTGAACGAGTGCAGGGAGTTGCTGCACCAGACCATCAACCGGCACCTGACGGCCAAGTCCCACGGCCGGGTCAACCACATCTTCAACCACTTTGCAGACTGCGAATTTCTGGCCGCCCTCTACGGACCCCTGGAGCCGTATCGTGCCCACGTACACAAGCTGTGTGATGGGCTGAACAAGATGCTGGAGGACGGGAATATCTGACCACTGCCTTGGCAGGGATGACTGAGTGGGtttactgtgggggggggggggagggggggggggggggggggggaatagttgTTTGGATGAGGCATCTTTACTGTGGGCAGTCATGGGCAGCACCAAGACATTGAGCTGTGGTTTGTGTTGTCCCACACCTGTCtacaaggtgtgcaggaaccatAAAGATTGTACAGTGAAGTCCAGACTGAATCCTGAGCCTTTGCCTCTCACATCTGCTCCACTGGCCATGGGTCAGGGATTCTCCTGATCTGTCTCATGTCCCGGTTTTAACTTTAAAAACCCGTGACGTTTGCCATGTGTGCGGGAGTGAGATGGCTGGATATGGGGGGATTAATCTGGGATTGGGCAGGAGGTCCAGACTTAGGGGACCTGGATCACCAGGCAGATAGATCGAGGACTTGCCCCGTCCACACACATGTGAGTGAGTTATAGGACACTGAGGCACCTTCAGCCGGTGGTGAAGCCGTTGAGAGAAAGACGGAGGTGTCAGATTAGatcgtggggagggagagtgagacagAGCTAGTACATTAATGACGAGCGGCCATCACAAACCTCGATCGTCCTACATTGGCGAATGTCTCGAGATGGATCAGAACATGTAACCTGAAGCCActaaatgaagctgttcctggccTCGACCTGACAAGTTTATCCCTTACAACAGAATGATGCGTCGAGTACATTTGATGATGCAATGCTATTTATGGCTCTACAGGATTGCCGTCAACTTTGAGAGGCCAAGTTTGTGTACGATTGGCTGTTTGGATCCAGAAGCATTTAAAATCCAGTGTTTTATGTGTCTGTTTGCAGTGTCTTGTGTTGGTTTTCTGCATCTGTCTTGTGAAGTGGTTTCTCTGTGGTTCTAAATCACATCTGTGCCTTGGTTATTTGTACAATAAAGTCACACTGAGGGAAAAGTGAGCAGATTCCatcatcaccccccacccccccccccccccccccccccccccccccccccccccgttaagcTGCTGGCCCCGTGGGCAACGAGACGCTGAGATATTTTACCGACCAACATCCCAGCTGGTTTCAGAAGGTTagaggtgataggagtagaattaggccatcgagtccactccgccatccaattgtccccttccaaaccccattctcctccccccccccccccccaacccctgacTCCTCTTTCCATCAGTAAGCTGctcctcagcggtagagttgctgccttacagcgccagagacccgcgttccatgCTGACTACGGGATGTACTGAGGACCTCCTGCAGTTAGTTGGAAAGTGGAGGAGTTCAGGAAAGTCATTCCCActgcagattgacacaaaatgctggagtaactcagcgagacaggcagcatctctggagagaaggaatgggtgacgtttcaggtcgagacccttcttcagattgatggaagggaagagggagatacatagataaggacgtgacaggtgtgaaaacaggacaaagggaatggagatcaagggaaatggggaatagatcattgttagctgggagaaggtaacaaagcaAACTGAGATAAGATGTAGCCGGGgagagtcagactggtgggagaactgggaatggggagagagggatggagagagagagggaaagcaagggctatctgaagttagagaagtcaatgttcataccactggggtgtaagctgcccaagtgaaatatgaggtgctgctcctccaatttgcgctgggcctcactctgacagtggaggaggcccaggacagaaaggtcagtgtgggaatgggagggggagttgaagcgttggccaaccgggagatcaggtaggtttaggcggattgagtggaagtgttgagtgaaacgatggccgagcctgcgcttggtcttgccgatgtacaggagcatAGACCCGGGatatacctggaacagcggatagtgTGGGTGAGGTTGGATGAGGTACCTTGGAAACAAAGGGCTGATCCAATCATGCAGATTACAATTGGTTTTTGTCCATCAAATTAATAAGTAATGTATATTTTAATTCTGTACAGTTCTTCCAAATATTGAGAAGCCGTTTTCTTGCTAATGAAAGATAATTATTTTATCCTATGTGCTCAAACAAAGAGTGATTTTGAGCCATTTTTATAATACTACATCTGTGGtttttaaaagagaaaataaagacTTAAATGACACAAACTGAGAACGTTGTTCATGGTGAGGCCGGGGATTGGAACAGCCATGGAGATTCCAGCATTGTATTCACGGAAACTCTGAAGAAACCGCCCAGATCTACAAACAAACATTTTCCATTGAAACTTTAATCAGCTTGGGGAAGCATCGTAATCTTTGGCTTCCAGTCTGTATAAGGTCATGagcagtacaattaggccatttggcccatcaagtctactccaccattcaatcatggctgatctatctctccctcctaaccccattttcctgccttctccccataacccctgatgcctgtactaatcaagaatctatctctgccctaaaaatatccactgacttggcctccacagccttctgtggcaatgaattccacagattcaccaccctctgacgacatacatttctcctcatctccttcctaaaagaacgtcctttaattctaaggctaaaactagtcctagactatcccactagtggaaacatcctctccacatccactctatccaagcctttcactattctgtacatttcaatgaggtccctcctcattcttctaaactccagcgagtacaggcccagtgccgacaaacgctcatcataggttaacacagtcgttcctgggatcgttcttgtaaacctcctctggacccgctccagagccagcacatccttcctcagacacggGGCCCAAAATGTTGGTTTAGCTGCCAATACTCAATGATCTGTTCTCGATGGCCCCATCAACTGATGCTCCTCAATAGAACTGATCAAACTACCTTGATCAATGTTCTGAAACATGGAGGAAAACTGATCAATACCTCAAAGgtttagttgagttcagtttattgtcacgtgtaccgaggtacagtgaaaagcttttgttgcgtgctatccagtcagtggaaagacaatacaacgattacaatcgagccattcacagtgtacagataaatgataagggagtaacgtttagtgcaaggtaaagccagcaaagtccgatcaaggatagtccgagggtcaccaagaaGGTagtatctgtttaagaaggaactgcagatgctggaaaaattgaaggtagacaaaaatgctggaggaactcagcgggtgaggcagcatctatggagcgaaggaataggtgacgtcttagttcgagaaactcagcgggagaggcagcatctatggagcgaaggaataggcgacgtttcgggtcgagaccctttcgggtctcaacccgaaacgtcacctattccttcgctccatagatgcagcctcacccaagAAGGTGGTATCTCGTGGTGCATTCTCCTCTCCCAAGTGTCGGGAAACTACCGTGGAGCCTCCGCTGTGGGCCCGGGTGTTTGTCAGTCCTGACACAAACACTTAGCGGTGAATGTTGCTCCAGATGTGGAACGTGTTGACCTGAGCTTGACCCTGCCTCTGCCCGTGCACTGAGAGAGGTGTAATCACCCCACAGTGAACTGAAATGTGGCGTAGAATGTTAAATGTGGAAAACACTGGACGTACTTGGCTGGTCTGGGTTTCATTGCATGTCCCATGgggagaaaccttttcacacagagagttgtgaatttgtggaattctctgtctcagaaggcagtggaggccaaatcactggatgcattcaaaagagatttagatagagctcttcgggctagcggaatcaattgggtatggggagaaggcaggaacggggtcctgattggggatgatcagccatgatcacagtgaatggcagcgctggctcgagggccatgtatctatgtatctatgtcccagatagaacaaagaCTTTCTTACTTACAgccacacaacagaatatggaaaacACAGTGCTctgtaaacagtataataaataagaaaaaaaagttcaatatatctgtaaaaacaaataaaagtaatataatatttaaaatatatatagttttcaatatatatatgtatataagcaCACATACAACAAAGTTAACGTTTGCAAGTAATGATCTTTCGTCGGAATTggaaaattgagagaactaatgCGCTGTAAATTATTAAACAAAGTGATAGAGGAACTTTATTCTTGTAAgacagatacagagtgctggagtaactcagcgggccaggcagcatctgtggagaacatggataggtgacgtttcacagtgctggagtaactcagtggtcaggcagcatctgtggagaacatggataggtgacgtttcacagagtgctggagtaactcagcgggtcaggcagcatctgtggagaacatggataggtgacgtttcacagagtgctggagtaactcagcgggtcaggcagcatctgtggagaacatggataggtgacgtttcacagagtgctggaggagtaactcagcgggtgcagcagcatctatggagctaaggaaataggcaacgtttcgggtcgaaacccttctgggtttcggcccgaaacgttacctatttccagaagggttttggcccgaaacgttgcctatttccttcgctccatagatgctgctgcaccataactcagcgggtcaggcagcatctgtggagaacatggataggtgacgtttcaggttgagacccttcttcagactgagagtcagtggagagggaaacgagagatataaacagtGATATTGAGATATTCCGGTTGATCCTGGTagcaaacacctcatcagtggttattgaacaaatgaatgaaatgcaaaaaagaaacggtggtaaaggaaacaggcccattgttagctgtgagttaCGTGTAGACAAgttacaatgagactcaacaagatgactttgaagctggtacgtgTGAGGGAGGAacggaaggagagaggggacgcaagggttacttggttataaaaatcagtattcataccactgggttcccagcaggtcaggcagcatctctagagggacaGGGCAGAAGATGaatcgggtcaggatccttggaCCGaacaaaggtcctgacccgaaaaatacattccctccacagatgctgcctggccctctgagttcctccagcactctgtgaaacgtcacctatccatgttctccacagatgctgcctggccctctgagttcctccagcactttgtgctttgcacaagtccccagcatctgcagtctcttgtgtctctttgAAATGAattggagagaggggaggtgcagaaaacaaagggaatatctgtgacagaagccaattaacctacaaacctgcacgtcttaggggtgtgggaggaaaccggagcacccggagaaaacccacgtggtcacggggagaacgtgcaaactccgtacagacagcgctcatagtcgggattgaacccgggtctctggtgctgcaagggcagtaaggcagcaactctaccgctgcgccaccgtgcggcccgtGCGTTATTCTATGAATACATTACTGAAGTTTGCATCGTTTTTCGCAACATAACGACAAGTGATTTTTTATTGGATGAAAGCTTTATTTCCTTATGTCTTGGAGACTTGGATGGTTTAGTCAGTAGCAGGAACGATGCCTTTCAGCGTTGATGTTCCCGTTACAggtcgctacaggtctctccgttactggaccagcaggttcagggagagcttcttccctgcggttgttactctgcttaactctgcacctcggtgattgcaagtcaccacccccccccccgaaaattgCACTACTTTAGCAAAGTActacaggtagttgaggccacagtacattggctatatttaagagggagttagatgtcccttgtagctaaagggatcagggggtatggagagaaggcaggtacaggatactgagttggatgatcatattgaatggcgaatggtgcaggctcgaagggccgaatggcctactcctgcacctattgtctatgttacttctactgtatatacatatctatatatttactgttccattattctgtgttcacaCTACTGGGTGAGACGCCAACTGCATTctgtgtctctgtacttgtacgctgcacactgacaataaagtttgaatctgaatctgaatctaattagATCTGTGATGATCAACCGAAAAATCCATTTGCCTCCCACAGTTTCACACCTTGAGATAGTCTCACGTAACCCACACCTCATCAATCTTGGTCCCAACATCTCCAGGTGAATGTCCACGCCCGCTGCTGATGAAGGCAGCGGTGGGCGGGGAGAGAATTACACACTTTGTACAGCCAGTCGTGTGAGAaagaagttgcaggtagtggaagcaggtggggagactgacaaaaacctccgggaacctccgggaaccgcacggaaaccttgggtggggcgcaaagtctccagaggtttccgttcaggtttcctaagtgggacaggggcataactcacctATGTCCTGCCCTGAAtccaccatgctgactatccagaAGCTGCCTCTGTCTTTCATGATGCATATATATATCTTATCCTCAGAAACCTCTTCAGTAGCATGCACACCACAGATGTTAGTCGCACTGGTCGATAGTTCCCAGACTCGCTAtcttttagaagattgagaggggatcttatagaaacttacaaaattcttaaggggttggacaggctagatgcaggaagattgttcccgatgttagggaagtccaggacaaggggtcacagcttaaggacaaaggggaaatcctttaaaaaaaccgagatgagaagaacttttttcaaacagggaggggtgaatctttggaactctctgccacagagggtagttgaggccacttcattggctatatttaagagggagttagatgtggcccttgtggctaaggggatcggggggtatggagagaaggcaggt
This genomic window contains:
- the tnfaip8l1 gene encoding tumor necrosis factor alpha-induced protein 8-like protein 1, whose product is MALEHEVGKETMDVFNTRSLAMQAQKKLLGKMANKGMANIFIDDTSSDVLDELYQVTKEYTKNKKEAQKVIKNLIKVVIKLGVLYRNNQFSAEELALVDRFRKKVHQLAMTAVSFHQIDFTFDRRVLAGILNECRELLHQTINRHLTAKSHGRVNHIFNHFADCEFLAALYGPLEPYRAHVHKLCDGLNKMLEDGNI